A single genomic interval of Cupriavidus sp. MP-37 harbors:
- a CDS encoding methyltransferase domain-containing protein, translating into MSLHAAGSPDAPDAFLPPARLTRLAFDRRSRGFGQLDFLLGEIGRRMQERMEVIRLAPQRALDIGCGHGQGLAGLRARFPDAQIAGLDISGAMLAEAGQRDPQRRPGWLGRMLGKRPLFDLVQGDLATLPFAPASFDLLWSNLALHWHPEPHRVFPEWHRVARDEGLVLFSLFGPDTLKELRAAFAEVDDAPHTLRFVDMHDIGDMLVHSGWSTPVMDMETLTVTYESPATLLREVQAFGGLRAPAGAPPQGLRGRGWYQALTQALERRRNADGVIPLSFEIVYGHAWKLAPRGAQARDGEGRAVVPLDQIGRAKPRRAG; encoded by the coding sequence GTGTCCCTGCATGCCGCCGGTTCTCCCGATGCTCCCGATGCCTTCCTGCCGCCCGCGCGCCTGACCCGGCTCGCCTTCGACCGGCGCAGCCGCGGCTTCGGCCAGCTCGACTTCCTGCTGGGCGAGATCGGGCGCCGCATGCAGGAGCGCATGGAGGTGATCCGCCTGGCGCCGCAGCGCGCGCTGGATATCGGCTGCGGCCACGGCCAGGGCCTGGCCGGGCTGCGCGCGCGCTTTCCGGACGCACAGATCGCCGGGCTGGACATCTCCGGCGCGATGCTGGCCGAGGCCGGCCAGCGCGACCCGCAGCGCCGGCCCGGCTGGCTCGGCCGCATGCTGGGCAAGCGGCCGCTGTTCGACCTGGTCCAGGGCGATCTTGCCACACTGCCTTTTGCGCCCGCGAGCTTCGACCTGCTGTGGTCCAACCTGGCCCTGCACTGGCACCCGGAGCCGCACCGCGTGTTCCCCGAGTGGCACCGGGTGGCGCGCGACGAAGGGCTGGTGCTGTTCTCGCTGTTCGGCCCGGACACGCTGAAGGAGCTGCGCGCGGCCTTCGCCGAGGTCGACGACGCGCCCCATACCTTGCGCTTTGTCGACATGCATGACATCGGCGACATGCTGGTGCACAGCGGCTGGTCGACGCCGGTGATGGACATGGAAACCCTGACCGTGACCTACGAGTCGCCCGCCACGCTGCTGCGCGAGGTGCAGGCTTTCGGCGGCCTGCGCGCGCCGGCCGGCGCGCCGCCGCAGGGCCTGCGCGGCCGCGGCTGGTACCAGGCGCTGACGCAGGCGCTGGAGCGGCGCCGCAACGCCGACGGCGTGATCCCGCTGAGTTTCGAGATCGTCTACGGCCATGCCTGGAAACTGGCCCCGCGCGGCGCGCAGGCGCGCGACGGCGAGGGCCGCGCGGTGGTGCCGCTGGACCAGATCGGCCGTGCAAAACCGCGTCGCGCAGGTTAA
- a CDS encoding ComF family protein has product MQGHGQTGQQGNQETARGQALPRAPDGHGRRARWAAAGRQVYACAARAAGPAARALSSAREQLLPSTCALCGAVQRQVVCAPCAADLLRPVRRCPVCALALGRHLHCPACGASPRAFDHAYTLGDYAAPQDQLVLALKFGHALPLAAWLAARLADGLPAAWARTGHGAPDLIAPVPLSPQRLAARGFNQAWEIARPLARRLGLRADPVLLQRQRDTGSQRALDLAARQVNLRGAFAPARAIRLDGLHVALVDDVMTSGATLHEAAAALKALGAARVGVIVALRTP; this is encoded by the coding sequence ATGCAGGGACACGGGCAGACAGGGCAGCAAGGAAACCAGGAAACGGCGCGCGGGCAGGCACTGCCCCGGGCACCGGACGGACACGGCCGCCGCGCCCGATGGGCCGCGGCCGGACGGCAAGTATACGCGTGCGCCGCGCGGGCTGCCGGCCCCGCCGCCCGCGCGCTGTCCAGTGCGCGCGAGCAGCTGCTGCCGAGCACCTGCGCGCTGTGCGGCGCGGTGCAGCGGCAGGTGGTGTGCGCGCCCTGCGCCGCCGACCTGCTGCGCCCGGTGCGGCGCTGCCCGGTCTGCGCGCTGGCGTTGGGGCGGCATCTCCATTGCCCGGCCTGCGGCGCATCGCCGCGCGCCTTCGACCACGCCTATACGCTCGGCGACTACGCCGCGCCACAGGACCAGCTGGTGCTGGCGCTCAAGTTCGGCCACGCCTTGCCGCTGGCGGCCTGGCTCGCCGCCAGGCTGGCCGATGGCTTGCCCGCGGCATGGGCCCGCACCGGCCACGGCGCGCCGGACCTGATCGCCCCCGTGCCGCTGTCGCCGCAACGCCTGGCGGCGCGCGGCTTCAACCAAGCTTGGGAAATCGCGCGGCCGCTGGCGCGCCGCCTGGGCCTGCGCGCCGACCCGGTGCTGCTGCAGCGCCAGCGCGACACCGGCAGCCAGCGCGCGCTGGACCTGGCCGCGCGGCAGGTCAACCTGCGCGGCGCGTTTGCGCCCGCGCGCGCCATCCGGCTGGACGGCCTGCACGTGGCGCTGGTGGACGATGTGATGACCTCCGGCGCGACCCTGCACGAGGCCGCCGCCGCGCTCAAGGCCCTGGGCGCAGCACGGGTCGGCGTGATCGTCGCGCTGCGCACGCCGTAG
- the trmL gene encoding tRNA (uridine(34)/cytosine(34)/5-carboxymethylaminomethyluridine(34)-2'-O)-methyltransferase TrmL, giving the protein MFNVVLVEPEIPPNTGNVIRLCANTGAQLHLVKPLGFPLEDARMRRAGLDYHEYATMRVHDSWDALMASEQPDPTRMFALTTRGSTPFGQVAFRPGDWFVFGSETRGLSPERREWFPPAQRIRLPMRPDNRSLNLSNTVAVVVFEAWRQNGFEGGS; this is encoded by the coding sequence ATGTTCAACGTCGTCCTGGTCGAACCGGAAATCCCGCCCAATACCGGCAATGTGATCCGCCTGTGTGCCAACACCGGCGCGCAGCTGCACCTGGTCAAACCCCTGGGATTTCCGCTGGAAGACGCACGCATGCGCCGCGCGGGGCTGGATTACCACGAGTACGCCACCATGCGCGTGCACGACAGCTGGGACGCCCTGATGGCCAGCGAACAACCCGACCCGACGCGCATGTTCGCCCTGACCACGCGCGGCTCCACGCCGTTCGGCCAGGTGGCATTCCGGCCGGGCGACTGGTTCGTGTTCGGCTCCGAGACGCGTGGACTGTCGCCCGAGCGCCGCGAGTGGTTCCCGCCCGCGCAGCGCATCCGGCTGCCGATGCGGCCGGACAACCGCAGCCTGAACCTGTCCAACACGGTCGCCGTGGTGGTATTCGAAGCCTGGCGGCAGAACGGCTTCGAGGGCGGCAGCTGA
- a CDS encoding transposase: MIQDEIDLFPLQAVRVRSNGKRDYEPAAKRRLIEFCLQSGASVSGTALKAGINANQLRKWIREYRDSAQARGALPAFVPVVQEVLDSRPIETPAKVVVPRREAASATADSPPQRALPLALLSAKLPNGVSLELECDERHVALVRAMIEALNGGH; this comes from the coding sequence ATGATCCAAGACGAGATTGACCTATTTCCGCTGCAGGCGGTGCGAGTCCGCTCCAATGGGAAGCGCGACTACGAGCCAGCGGCCAAGCGGCGTCTGATTGAGTTCTGCCTTCAATCGGGAGCATCGGTTTCGGGCACGGCTCTCAAGGCTGGCATCAACGCTAATCAGTTGCGCAAATGGATTCGGGAGTACCGAGATTCAGCGCAGGCGCGAGGTGCATTGCCGGCATTCGTGCCGGTTGTCCAGGAGGTTCTGGATTCGCGGCCGATCGAGACACCTGCAAAGGTCGTGGTGCCTCGCCGCGAAGCGGCCTCAGCGACTGCCGATTCGCCACCGCAGCGAGCGCTACCGCTGGCACTCTTGAGCGCGAAGCTACCCAACGGGGTATCACTCGAGCTCGAATGCGACGAGCGACACGTGGCGCTCGTAAGGGCAATGATCGAAGCCCTGAATGGAGGCCATTGA
- the tnpB gene encoding IS66 family insertion sequence element accessory protein TnpB (TnpB, as the term is used for proteins encoded by IS66 family insertion elements, is considered an accessory protein, since TnpC, encoded by a neighboring gene, is a DDE family transposase.): protein MFRLDAGLRVYLHRDAVDFRKNINGLALLVEQALGLDPFASAVFVFRNQRADRIKILGWDRNGFWLLLKRLEADRFAWPREASVATLTVEQLHWLLEGIDIEAMRRHPHREYHRAA, encoded by the coding sequence ATGTTCCGCCTCGACGCTGGGCTGCGGGTGTACCTGCATCGCGACGCTGTGGACTTCCGTAAGAACATCAACGGCCTGGCACTGCTGGTCGAGCAGGCGCTCGGGCTGGATCCGTTTGCATCTGCTGTATTTGTGTTCCGCAACCAGCGGGCCGATCGCATCAAGATTCTCGGCTGGGATCGCAACGGCTTCTGGCTACTGTTGAAGCGATTGGAGGCGGACCGGTTTGCTTGGCCACGCGAGGCGTCGGTGGCCACGCTGACGGTCGAACAGTTGCACTGGCTGCTCGAGGGAATCGACATCGAGGCGATGCGCCGGCACCCGCACCGAGAATACCATCGCGCTGCGTGA
- a CDS encoding IS66 family transposase → MPSTPVTVTAAELQLLRDAERELKAILAEREAIKGELRVMTVQRDLLLEQLKAFQRKLFAAKSEARGSEQKDLFLNEAEAMAAAAAQPAQEEEGTPETEVAGHTRKKRGRKPLDPALPRVEVRHELPESERVCPLDGQTLVEIAVEVSEQLDIVPQQVRVIQHQRVKYACPCCDGGIKTTPAPARIIPKGLLTESALAWCITSKYQDGLPLYRQAALLHRFGGDLSRGTLAASIVRVGQAVQPIINLLRDHLLEADVVYGDETTVQVLKESGRPAQRKSFLWAQMNGTGPPVRLFAYSPTRETKQATALYAGIKPGSVLMTDGYAPYDDVANTYQLVHLGCWAHARRYLVEAEQALPKDKRADHTVTGFLQRIGKLFAIERHTLEMRPEQRQQVRAEQSQPLLAEIETMLLQHLHTVLPQSLFGKALHYLHGQWPKLVRYIENGTWPISNNPCENAIRPFVIGRRNFLFCDTVAGANASASLYSLVETCKANDVDPYQYLVALFKALPHAQTADDYEALLPWTLKSSDA, encoded by the coding sequence ATGCCATCCACGCCCGTCACCGTTACCGCCGCCGAGCTGCAACTGTTGCGAGACGCCGAGCGCGAGCTCAAGGCAATACTCGCGGAACGCGAGGCAATCAAGGGCGAGCTGCGTGTGATGACGGTCCAGCGAGACCTGCTCTTGGAACAGCTCAAGGCGTTCCAGCGTAAGCTGTTCGCCGCCAAGAGCGAGGCGCGAGGCTCGGAGCAGAAGGACTTGTTCCTCAATGAGGCCGAAGCCATGGCGGCAGCGGCCGCGCAGCCGGCGCAGGAAGAAGAAGGTACGCCCGAGACCGAAGTGGCCGGGCACACACGCAAGAAGCGTGGCCGTAAGCCGCTCGACCCGGCGCTGCCCCGTGTCGAGGTTCGTCACGAACTACCCGAATCGGAACGCGTCTGCCCCCTCGATGGCCAGACTCTGGTCGAGATTGCCGTTGAGGTCAGCGAACAGCTCGACATCGTGCCGCAACAGGTCCGCGTGATCCAGCACCAGCGGGTCAAGTACGCCTGCCCATGCTGCGACGGCGGCATCAAGACGACGCCGGCACCGGCACGCATTATTCCCAAGGGACTCCTTACCGAATCGGCGCTGGCCTGGTGCATCACCTCGAAGTATCAGGATGGCCTGCCGCTGTACCGCCAGGCAGCGCTGCTGCATCGCTTCGGCGGGGACCTCTCTCGCGGCACCCTGGCCGCAAGCATAGTGCGAGTAGGCCAAGCGGTGCAGCCAATCATCAACCTGCTGCGTGACCATCTGCTGGAAGCAGACGTCGTGTACGGTGATGAGACAACGGTACAGGTGCTCAAGGAGTCCGGCAGGCCTGCCCAGAGAAAGAGCTTCCTATGGGCGCAGATGAATGGCACGGGCCCGCCGGTACGGTTGTTTGCCTATAGCCCCACACGCGAGACAAAGCAGGCTACGGCTCTCTATGCCGGCATCAAGCCTGGGTCGGTGTTGATGACCGACGGCTATGCACCATACGACGACGTCGCAAACACCTATCAGTTGGTGCACCTCGGATGCTGGGCGCACGCGCGGCGCTACCTGGTCGAGGCGGAGCAAGCCTTGCCCAAGGACAAGCGCGCCGACCACACGGTCACCGGATTCCTGCAGCGCATCGGCAAGCTGTTTGCCATCGAACGCCACACGCTCGAGATGAGGCCGGAACAACGGCAGCAAGTTCGCGCCGAACAAAGCCAGCCGCTGCTGGCCGAGATCGAAACGATGCTGCTGCAACACCTGCATACCGTACTGCCGCAAAGCCTGTTCGGCAAGGCGCTGCACTACCTGCATGGGCAGTGGCCAAAGCTCGTGCGCTACATCGAGAACGGAACTTGGCCGATCTCGAACAATCCCTGCGAGAACGCGATTAGGCCATTCGTGATCGGACGGAGAAACTTCCTCTTCTGCGACACCGTGGCCGGTGCCAACGCCAGCGCAAGTCTTTACTCACTGGTGGAAACCTGCAAGGCCAACGACGTCGATCCGTATCAGTATCTCGTTGCCTTGTTCAAGGCGTTGCCACACGCACAGACCGCCGACGACTACGAGGCTCTGCTGCCCTGGACGCTCAAGTCCTCAGACGCCTAG
- a CDS encoding NAD(P)H-dependent glycerol-3-phosphate dehydrogenase, translating to MKLTFLGAGAWGTALASHAAATNDVVLWGRDPAQLAAIAATHENAAYLPGVALSERLAVQADFDRAVAHAADDADGIVVVATPVAGLREMTRRLAARGAKPVSMLWLCKGFEAGTHLLPHQMVRAELDAAGRTGGFAYGVLTGPSFAREVAMGLPCALTVAGTEPSLADRAQAAFHHHAMRIYGSDDLTGVEVGGAVKNVLAIATGASDGLGLGLNARAALVTRGLAEMTRLGLALGGRAETFMGLAGVGDLILTATGDLSRNRKVGQQLAAGQNLEQVLAGLGHVAEGVRCARAVAELAATYGIEMPIARAVCAVLFDGLSAADAVAQLLQRDARDE from the coding sequence ATGAAACTGACCTTCCTGGGTGCCGGGGCGTGGGGCACTGCCCTTGCCAGCCATGCCGCGGCCACCAATGACGTGGTGTTGTGGGGACGCGATCCGGCGCAGCTCGCGGCGATCGCCGCCACGCACGAGAACGCCGCCTACCTGCCCGGCGTGGCGCTGTCCGAGCGGCTGGCGGTGCAGGCGGATTTCGATCGGGCGGTGGCGCACGCTGCCGACGATGCGGACGGCATCGTGGTGGTGGCGACGCCGGTGGCGGGCCTGCGCGAGATGACGCGCCGGCTGGCCGCGCGCGGCGCCAAGCCGGTGTCGATGCTGTGGCTGTGCAAGGGCTTCGAGGCCGGCACCCACCTGCTGCCGCACCAGATGGTGCGCGCCGAGCTGGACGCCGCCGGGCGCACCGGGGGCTTTGCCTATGGCGTGCTGACCGGCCCCAGCTTTGCCCGCGAGGTGGCCATGGGGCTGCCGTGCGCGCTGACCGTGGCGGGCACCGAGCCCTCGCTGGCGGACCGCGCGCAGGCGGCTTTCCACCACCACGCCATGCGCATCTATGGCAGCGACGACCTGACCGGCGTGGAAGTCGGCGGGGCGGTCAAGAATGTGCTGGCGATCGCCACCGGCGCCAGCGACGGGCTGGGCCTGGGGCTGAACGCCCGCGCCGCGCTGGTGACGCGCGGGCTGGCCGAGATGACGCGGCTGGGGCTGGCACTGGGCGGCCGGGCCGAGACCTTCATGGGCCTGGCCGGCGTCGGCGACCTGATCCTGACCGCTACCGGCGACCTGTCGCGCAACCGCAAGGTCGGCCAGCAACTGGCGGCGGGGCAGAACCTGGAGCAGGTCCTGGCCGGGCTGGGGCACGTCGCCGAAGGCGTGCGCTGCGCGCGGGCGGTAGCCGAGCTGGCCGCCACGTATGGCATCGAGATGCCGATCGCGCGCGCCGTCTGTGCGGTGCTGTTCGACGGACTCAGCGCCGCCGACGCGGTGGCGCAGCTGCTGCAGCGCGACGCGCGCGACGAATGA
- the secB gene encoding protein-export chaperone SecB — protein MSDQQNTQQDDQPFFNIQRVYLKDMSLEQPNSPAIFLESEAPSVEVQVNVGASQLQEGIFEVVVTGTVTTKVQDKVAFLVEAHQAGIFDIRNVPVEQLDPLLGIACPTILYPYLRGNIADVITRAGFQAIHLSEINFQALYEQRLQAAMEEAQGAEGGNSGIVMPDGSQARH, from the coding sequence ATGAGCGACCAGCAAAACACCCAGCAGGACGATCAACCTTTCTTCAATATCCAGCGCGTCTACCTGAAGGACATGTCGCTGGAGCAGCCCAACTCGCCGGCCATCTTCCTGGAATCGGAAGCCCCGTCGGTGGAAGTGCAGGTCAACGTCGGCGCTTCGCAGCTGCAGGAAGGCATCTTCGAAGTGGTGGTGACCGGTACCGTGACGACCAAGGTGCAGGACAAGGTTGCCTTCCTGGTCGAAGCGCACCAGGCCGGTATCTTCGATATCCGCAATGTGCCGGTCGAGCAGCTGGATCCGCTGCTGGGCATTGCCTGCCCCACCATCCTCTACCCGTACCTGCGCGGCAATATCGCCGACGTGATCACGCGCGCCGGCTTCCAGGCCATCCACCTGTCGGAAATCAACTTCCAGGCGCTGTATGAGCAACGCCTGCAGGCCGCGATGGAAGAAGCCCAGGGTGCCGAAGGCGGCAACAGCGGCATCGTGATGCCCGACGGCAGCCAGGCTCGCCACTGA
- the grxC gene encoding glutaredoxin 3 — protein MARVVMYSTVVCPYCQMAERLLKSRGVETIEKILIDREPGKREEMMSRTGRRTVPQIYIDDTHVGGFDDLSALDRQGGLVPLLAA, from the coding sequence ATGGCCCGCGTCGTCATGTACAGCACCGTGGTGTGCCCGTATTGCCAGATGGCTGAACGCCTGCTCAAGTCCCGCGGCGTGGAAACGATCGAGAAGATCCTGATCGACCGCGAACCGGGCAAGCGTGAAGAGATGATGAGCCGCACCGGCCGCCGCACCGTGCCGCAGATCTACATCGACGACACCCACGTGGGCGGCTTCGACGACCTCTCGGCGCTCGACCGCCAGGGCGGCCTGGTGCCGCTGCTGGCCGCCTGA
- a CDS encoding rhodanese-like domain-containing protein, whose amino-acid sequence MNFFADYNNLALIALAVVSGGLLAWPAISRSAGGKSVNTATATQLINKRGAVVVDIREPAEYAKGHLPQAKSAPLAELASRAAGLAKDKAAPIIVVCQTGQRSGKAQAALKEAGYSEIYALEGGIAAWQQAGLPLVK is encoded by the coding sequence GTGAATTTCTTTGCCGACTACAACAACCTCGCCCTGATCGCCCTTGCCGTGGTGTCGGGCGGCCTGCTGGCCTGGCCCGCGATCTCGCGCAGCGCGGGCGGCAAGTCGGTCAATACGGCCACCGCGACCCAGCTGATCAACAAGCGCGGCGCCGTCGTGGTCGACATCCGCGAGCCCGCGGAGTATGCCAAGGGCCACCTGCCGCAAGCCAAGAGCGCGCCGCTGGCCGAGCTGGCCTCGCGCGCGGCCGGGCTTGCAAAGGACAAGGCTGCCCCCATCATCGTGGTATGCCAGACCGGCCAGCGCTCGGGCAAGGCCCAGGCAGCGCTGAAAGAAGCCGGTTACAGTGAGATCTACGCGCTCGAGGGCGGCATTGCCGCCTGGCAGCAGGCAGGCCTGCCGCTGGTGAAGTAA
- the gpmA gene encoding 2,3-diphosphoglycerate-dependent phosphoglycerate mutase codes for MYKLVLIRHGESTWNLENRFTGWVDVDLTETGAEQARQAGKLLKEAGMGFDVAYTSVLKRAIRTLWHVQDEMDLMWIPVRNEWRLNERHYGALAGLNKAETAAKFGDEQVLVWRRSYDTPPPALEPTDPRASYDDPRYANVPRNEIPLTECLKDTVARVMPLWNESIAPDIQSGKRVVIAAHGNSIRALVKYLDQISDDDIVGLNIPNGTPLVYELDADLRPLRHYYLGDQEAIAASLAAVASQGKAR; via the coding sequence ATGTACAAGCTCGTCCTCATCCGCCACGGCGAATCCACGTGGAACCTCGAAAACCGCTTTACCGGCTGGGTCGACGTCGACCTGACAGAAACCGGCGCCGAGCAGGCGCGCCAGGCCGGCAAGCTGCTCAAGGAGGCTGGCATGGGCTTCGACGTGGCCTACACCTCGGTGCTCAAGCGCGCCATCCGCACGCTGTGGCACGTGCAGGATGAAATGGACCTGATGTGGATTCCGGTGCGCAACGAATGGCGCCTGAACGAGCGCCACTACGGCGCCCTGGCCGGCCTGAACAAGGCCGAGACCGCGGCCAAGTTCGGCGACGAGCAGGTGCTGGTATGGCGCCGCAGCTACGACACGCCGCCGCCGGCGCTGGAGCCGACCGATCCGCGCGCCTCGTACGACGATCCGCGCTACGCCAACGTGCCGCGCAACGAGATCCCGCTGACCGAGTGCCTGAAGGACACCGTGGCCCGCGTGATGCCGCTGTGGAACGAATCCATCGCCCCCGACATCCAATCCGGCAAGCGCGTGGTCATTGCCGCCCACGGCAACAGCATCCGCGCGCTGGTGAAATACCTGGACCAGATTTCGGATGACGACATCGTCGGCCTCAATATTCCCAACGGCACCCCGCTCGTCTACGAGCTGGACGCCGACCTGCGCCCCCTGCGCCACTACTACCTGGGTGACCAGGAAGCCATCGCCGCCTCGCTGGCGGCCGTGGCCAGCCAGGGCAAGGCACGCTGA